The Myxococcota bacterium genome has a segment encoding these proteins:
- a CDS encoding DUF3806 domain-containing protein: protein MKRTTDGDESEAARARRAERRRRREVAARRQMVVYALAVVGLAAAYWNAQSFGARTAERASPREAALREAARDMFPRFRESEDDASAALSPDDRASLDEQRALVRELAREHVGLAPRGGALEDLPILQQLVDAHVVAPTDAYAQQALGVVLGDVMAEQLGLEWAIVDDDLGRSRALRLGKTGNWFFPVTMISRRYGAHARSRDEGLLDDGGPRYGAVDVDALYRETAEAVARLRAAAEGEAAAGR from the coding sequence ATGAAGCGGACGACGGACGGAGACGAGAGCGAGGCCGCGCGCGCGCGGCGCGCGGAGCGACGGCGGCGGCGCGAGGTGGCCGCGCGCCGCCAGATGGTCGTCTACGCGCTCGCCGTCGTCGGCCTCGCCGCCGCGTACTGGAATGCGCAGAGCTTCGGCGCGCGCACGGCCGAACGCGCGAGCCCGCGCGAGGCGGCGTTGCGCGAGGCCGCGCGCGACATGTTCCCGCGCTTCCGCGAGAGCGAGGACGACGCGTCCGCGGCGCTCTCGCCCGACGACCGCGCGTCGCTCGACGAGCAGCGCGCGCTCGTGCGCGAGCTCGCGCGCGAGCACGTCGGCCTCGCGCCGCGCGGCGGCGCGCTCGAGGACCTCCCCATCCTCCAGCAGCTCGTCGACGCGCACGTCGTCGCGCCGACGGACGCGTACGCGCAGCAGGCGCTCGGCGTCGTGCTGGGCGACGTGATGGCCGAGCAGCTCGGGCTCGAGTGGGCGATCGTCGACGACGACCTCGGCCGCTCGCGCGCGCTGCGGCTCGGGAAGACCGGCAACTGGTTCTTCCCCGTCACGATGATCTCGCGGCGCTACGGCGCGCACGCGCGCTCGCGCGACGAGGGCCTGCTCGACGACGGCGGCCCGCGCTACGGCGCGGTCGACGTCGACGCGCTCTACCGCGAGACCGCGGAGGCGGTCGCGCGCCTGCGCGCCGCTGCAGAGGGCGAGGCCGCGGCCGGACGTTAG
- a CDS encoding PaaI family thioesterase, with protein sequence MDADRNSADSSDSARSADGAVVAPHGVVLLDDPDNLCFGCSPFNERGLRLVWRRAGGEVRARYTADALLRGAPGVVHGGIQATLLDETLGVAIHQAIGDPSDLHLVTADFELRYRRPAPTATPLELVGRLDRREGRSYFASGEILALDGTVLTRATARWVAVPVAAPERALTPVPGGRTDASDA encoded by the coding sequence ATGGACGCCGACCGCAACTCCGCCGATTCCTCGGACTCCGCGCGCAGCGCCGACGGCGCGGTCGTCGCGCCGCACGGCGTCGTCCTGCTCGACGACCCCGACAACCTCTGCTTCGGCTGCAGCCCGTTCAACGAGCGCGGGCTGCGGCTCGTGTGGCGTCGCGCCGGCGGCGAGGTGCGCGCGCGCTACACGGCCGACGCGCTGCTGCGCGGCGCGCCCGGCGTCGTGCACGGCGGCATCCAGGCGACCCTGCTCGACGAGACGCTCGGCGTCGCCATCCACCAGGCGATCGGCGACCCGTCCGACCTCCATCTCGTGACGGCCGACTTCGAGCTGCGCTACCGGCGACCCGCGCCGACGGCAACGCCGCTCGAGCTCGTCGGCCGGCTCGACCGCCGCGAGGGCCGCAGCTACTTCGCGTCGGGCGAGATCCTCGCGCTCGACGGCACGGTGCTCACGCGGGCGACGGCGCGCTGGGTCGCGGTACCGGTGGCGGCTCCGGAACGTGCGCTCACGCCGGTGCCCGGCGGGCGCACGGACGCGAGCGACGCCTAA
- the acs gene encoding acetate--CoA ligase, whose protein sequence is MADIESLLKEKRVFKPSKEFAKEASWSRKQVAEYRELGKSPQRFWAKMAKEHVSWFSPWKKVLDWKPPFAKWFVGGKLNVSYNCLDRHVEGPGAWRRNKAAIVWEGEPGDTRVLTYGELHREVCKFANVLKAQGVAKGDRVALYMPMIPELAIAMLACTRIGAPHSIVFGGFSAEALRDRIEDAGAKVVVTADGGFRKGEPFPLKPAVDAAVDGASCVERVIVVQRTKSGTAMKAGRDLWWHDLMAEASADCKPAKLDAEHPLFILYTSGTTGKPKGILHTTGGYLTHVATTHKAIFDIRDSDVYWCTADIGWITGHSYVVYGPLANGATTLMYEGTPTHPAPDRWWDIIERWRVNVFYTAPTAIRTFIRLGDSLPKKHDLSSLRLLGTVGEPINPEAWIWYHEVIGGKRCPIVDTWWQTETGGIMISPLPGAVGTKPGSCTLPFPGIHPEVLGEDGKVAKPPGGGLLVLRKPWPGMLRGIWGDPARFRETYWSKFENTYFAGDGAHRDGDGYFWVMGRVDDVMNVSGHRIGTMEVESALVSHDVVAEAAVVGRPDDITGTAIVAFVTPIGGTHADDALAADLRKHVTKEIGAIARPSEIRFTEALPKTRSGKIMRRLLRDIAAGKETVGDTTTLEDYSVLARLRAHED, encoded by the coding sequence ATGGCCGACATCGAGTCCCTGCTGAAGGAGAAGCGCGTCTTCAAGCCGTCGAAGGAGTTCGCGAAGGAGGCGAGCTGGAGCCGCAAGCAGGTCGCGGAGTACCGCGAGCTCGGGAAGAGCCCGCAGCGCTTCTGGGCGAAGATGGCGAAGGAGCACGTCTCCTGGTTCTCGCCCTGGAAGAAGGTGCTCGACTGGAAGCCGCCCTTCGCGAAGTGGTTCGTCGGCGGGAAGCTCAACGTCTCGTACAACTGCCTCGACCGGCACGTCGAGGGGCCGGGCGCGTGGCGGCGCAACAAGGCCGCGATCGTCTGGGAGGGCGAGCCGGGCGACACGCGCGTCCTCACGTACGGCGAGCTCCACCGCGAGGTGTGCAAGTTCGCGAACGTGCTGAAGGCGCAGGGCGTCGCGAAGGGCGACCGCGTCGCGCTCTACATGCCGATGATCCCCGAGCTCGCGATCGCGATGCTCGCCTGCACGCGCATCGGCGCGCCGCACTCGATCGTGTTCGGCGGCTTCTCGGCCGAGGCGCTGCGCGACCGCATCGAGGACGCGGGCGCGAAGGTCGTCGTCACGGCCGACGGCGGCTTCCGCAAGGGCGAGCCCTTCCCGCTCAAGCCCGCCGTCGACGCGGCGGTCGACGGCGCGTCGTGCGTCGAGCGCGTCATCGTCGTGCAGCGCACGAAGAGCGGCACGGCGATGAAGGCGGGGCGCGACCTGTGGTGGCACGACCTGATGGCCGAGGCGTCGGCCGACTGCAAGCCCGCGAAGCTCGACGCCGAGCACCCGCTCTTCATCCTGTACACGAGCGGCACGACGGGGAAGCCGAAGGGCATCCTGCACACGACGGGCGGCTACCTCACGCACGTCGCGACCACGCACAAGGCGATCTTCGACATCCGGGACAGCGACGTGTACTGGTGCACGGCCGACATCGGCTGGATCACCGGGCACAGCTACGTCGTGTACGGGCCGCTCGCGAACGGCGCGACGACGCTGATGTACGAGGGCACGCCGACGCACCCGGCGCCCGACCGCTGGTGGGACATCATCGAGCGCTGGCGCGTGAACGTCTTCTACACGGCGCCGACGGCGATCCGCACGTTCATCCGCCTCGGCGACTCGCTCCCGAAGAAGCACGACCTGTCGTCGCTGCGCCTGCTCGGCACGGTCGGCGAGCCGATCAACCCCGAGGCGTGGATCTGGTACCACGAGGTCATCGGCGGCAAGCGCTGCCCGATCGTCGACACGTGGTGGCAGACGGAGACGGGCGGGATCATGATCTCGCCGCTCCCCGGCGCCGTCGGCACCAAGCCGGGCTCGTGCACGCTGCCGTTCCCCGGCATCCACCCCGAGGTGCTCGGCGAGGACGGCAAGGTCGCGAAGCCGCCCGGCGGCGGCCTGCTCGTCCTGCGCAAGCCGTGGCCCGGCATGCTGCGCGGCATCTGGGGCGACCCGGCGCGCTTCCGCGAGACCTACTGGTCGAAGTTCGAGAACACCTACTTCGCGGGCGACGGCGCGCACCGCGACGGCGACGGCTACTTCTGGGTGATGGGGCGCGTCGACGACGTGATGAACGTGTCGGGGCACCGCATCGGAACGATGGAGGTCGAGAGCGCACTCGTGTCGCACGACGTGGTCGCCGAGGCCGCCGTCGTCGGACGACCCGACGACATCACGGGGACGGCGATCGTGGCCTTCGTCACCCCGATCGGCGGCACGCACGCCGACGATGCGCTCGCCGCCGACCTGCGCAAGCACGTGACGAAGGAGATCGGCGCGATCGCGCGCCCCTCCGAGATCCGCTTCACCGAGGCGCTGCCCAAGACGCGCTCCGGCAAGATCATGCGCCGGCTGCTGCGCGACATCGCCGCCGGCAAGGAGACCGTCGGCGACACGACGACGCTCGAGGACTACAGCGTGCTCGCCAGGCTGCGCGCGCACGAGGACTAG
- the gdhA gene encoding NADP-specific glutamate dehydrogenase gives MPESGALESLMREVAARNPGETEFHQAVHEVMSDVVPFLEAHREYDRDAILERLTEPDRVISFRVTWEDDEGRAHVNRGYRVQWSNAIGPYKGGLRFHPSVTQSVLKFLAFEQTFKNSLTTLPMGGGKGGSDFDPKGRSDREVMRFCQAFMTELFRHVGATTDVPAGDIGVGAREISFLFGQYKRLSNRFTGAITGKGLAFGGSLVRTEATGYGAVYFAENMLAARRDGLADKVCAISGSGNVAQYAAEKLMQLGAKVVTMSDSSGYVYDADGFDEEKLGFVIDLKTRRRGRISEYAKEFGAEFHEGERPWRVPCQLAFPCATQNELDEDDARALASNGAIAVIEGANMPTTPAAVSVLRDARVAFAPGKAANAGGVAVSGLEQTQNMLRTTWTREEVDLELRRIMKHIHEQCVTMGQPRDASAPVDYARGANVAGFRKVADAMLAYGLV, from the coding sequence ATGCCGGAGAGCGGTGCGCTCGAATCCCTGATGCGCGAGGTCGCGGCGCGCAACCCCGGCGAGACCGAGTTCCACCAGGCCGTGCACGAGGTGATGTCGGACGTCGTGCCGTTCCTCGAGGCGCATCGCGAGTACGACCGCGACGCCATCCTCGAACGCCTCACCGAGCCCGACCGCGTCATCTCGTTCCGCGTCACGTGGGAGGACGACGAGGGCCGCGCGCACGTGAACCGCGGCTACCGCGTGCAGTGGAGCAACGCGATCGGCCCGTACAAGGGCGGCCTGCGCTTCCACCCGAGCGTCACGCAGAGCGTGCTCAAGTTCCTCGCCTTCGAGCAGACGTTCAAGAACTCGCTCACGACGCTCCCGATGGGCGGCGGGAAGGGCGGCTCGGACTTCGACCCGAAGGGCAGGAGCGACCGCGAGGTCATGCGCTTCTGCCAGGCGTTCATGACCGAGCTCTTCCGCCACGTCGGCGCGACGACCGACGTGCCGGCCGGCGACATCGGCGTCGGCGCGCGCGAGATCTCCTTCCTGTTCGGGCAGTACAAGCGTCTCTCGAACCGCTTCACGGGCGCGATCACCGGCAAGGGGCTCGCGTTCGGCGGCAGCCTCGTGCGCACCGAGGCGACGGGCTACGGCGCCGTCTACTTCGCCGAGAACATGCTCGCGGCGCGCCGCGACGGCCTCGCCGACAAGGTCTGCGCGATCTCGGGCTCGGGGAACGTCGCGCAGTACGCGGCCGAGAAGCTGATGCAGCTCGGCGCGAAGGTCGTCACGATGTCGGACTCGTCGGGCTACGTGTACGACGCCGACGGCTTCGACGAGGAGAAGCTCGGCTTCGTGATCGACCTCAAGACGCGGCGCCGCGGGCGCATCTCGGAGTACGCGAAGGAGTTCGGCGCCGAGTTCCACGAGGGCGAGCGTCCGTGGCGCGTGCCGTGCCAGCTCGCCTTCCCGTGCGCGACGCAGAACGAGCTCGACGAGGACGACGCGCGCGCGCTCGCGTCGAACGGCGCCATCGCCGTCATCGAGGGCGCCAACATGCCGACGACGCCGGCGGCCGTCTCCGTGCTGCGCGACGCGCGCGTCGCGTTCGCGCCCGGAAAGGCCGCGAACGCGGGCGGCGTCGCCGTCTCCGGCCTCGAGCAGACGCAGAACATGCTGCGCACGACGTGGACGCGCGAGGAGGTCGACCTCGAGCTGCGCCGCATCATGAAGCACATCCACGAGCAGTGCGTGACGATGGGGCAGCCGCGCGACGCGTCCGCGCCCGTCGACTACGCGCGCGGCGCGAACGTCGCGGGCTTCCGCAAGGTGGCCGACGCGATGCTCGCCTACGGGCTCGTCTAG
- a CDS encoding histidine phosphatase family protein: MQRLALVRHGETDGESSVRYHGSTDVALSDAGRAQMRAARRRLPDQGFDLAIASPLQRSWQATRILFPHAPIEIVEELREIDFGEWEGLTAEEIAAQDPPGFRHWQERSDDFAFPGGEHRAAFRARVSRGLARVAARGLHSVVGALHHGVIRAIAEELTGERWEGGPIALGAGVLLRRDPKGGWTCRELGAR; this comes from the coding sequence ATGCAACGTCTCGCGCTCGTGCGACACGGTGAAACGGACGGCGAGTCGAGCGTCCGCTACCACGGCTCGACCGACGTCGCTCTCTCCGACGCGGGCCGCGCGCAGATGCGCGCGGCCCGGCGCCGGCTTCCCGACCAGGGCTTCGACCTCGCCATCGCGAGCCCCCTCCAGCGCTCGTGGCAGGCGACGCGCATCCTCTTTCCCCACGCGCCGATCGAGATCGTCGAGGAGCTCCGCGAGATCGACTTCGGCGAGTGGGAGGGGCTCACGGCCGAGGAGATCGCCGCGCAGGATCCGCCGGGCTTCCGGCACTGGCAGGAGCGCAGCGACGACTTCGCCTTCCCGGGCGGCGAGCACCGCGCCGCCTTCCGCGCGCGCGTGTCTCGCGGGCTCGCGCGCGTCGCGGCGCGCGGGCTGCACTCGGTCGTCGGCGCGCTCCACCACGGCGTGATCCGCGCGATCGCCGAGGAGCTCACCGGCGAGCGCTGGGAGGGCGGGCCGATCGCGCTCGGCGCGGGCGTCCTGCTCCGGCGCGATCCGAAGGGCGGCTGGACGTGCCGCGAGCTCGGCGCTCGTTAG